One segment of Plasmodium vivax chromosome 14, whole genome shotgun sequence DNA contains the following:
- a CDS encoding hypothetical protein, conserved (encoded by transcript PVX_124015A) — translation MHSAGEGERSGDPLSKDEGPQGINSLEDPVVEMNPRTSGTPLEEKEDDEKEHLKREAEEDVSSLHPSEMMGLYFPEAAEEESRGGSPVGAANAVVDGGVEEDEPVDRAAGEATPGDEASPGDEASPKGYTSPEDCTSPKGYTSPEDCTSPKGYTSPKGYTSPEGYPPPEGCATEESAGDPRARGPSPLPVMEDAGMDKHVSEERHSPCTPPNDTSENSYEHVQVNIPNFDLTEGDSNPREEVNEGRSDRWDKSEKWDKPEKWDKSDDGKMQLKVQNLLKLIGLLKAQINQKDHEIYQMELDFKLKSQQCERGSARLHELFVENESCSDNTEGAASLVAAAAATAATTAAVAAAGPGAEAPSGGDFLMRKMKNILISQNEEIVTLNEELKKKTKELFYLNEENMTKNEKLAELKKEIEKNYLHLKACKNVKNEMEVDANNKVHRVENCLNVTNQKLLKNDIYIKEKKLNIEKQKRVIKELYTQLNKKEEQITELRSIIESIELNNNRDIIKYKQSNTDLINRLSLNNSLMNSQKIEIENMHMNYKQLEEELKHKDNELKKLHENLLAKDEENNKMVHDINRLKFDMEIKNIDVVNVKQKIKHVKKECAIHLKKQKERFTSVINEIYREKDEAIQGHVEEFAKLSAHYNEALAANETIKNELNLLKDEVLKKSCEVEKLQDRLLDYESKLLIYENNNEIKILKKNEDHLRKLLSKHIHRNEKLLNTTLLLQKSTLENNTLEKRIIELKAKTYRKDQEIKKLQESNWKKKNSNRNSSISHTEDAIELSDDLKDHHPAGGRRRTRGAMAGAGATGSLVHYSDEDCLDVENHMLEYNKRAEKNNALDAMLLAGESNLLMGVKDDADSAVSLPLGTPLKLTATSPGADDPVYVALCEFSHSVKETNIPFRIKKISGNVYLLNDKDVVIKFINGDLYVEEGSHLVKLNDFLLASGPS, via the exons ATGCACAGcgcaggggagggggagaggagtGGTGACCCCCTCTCGAAGGATGAGGGCCCCCAAGGTATAAACAGTTTGGAAGACCCCGTGGTCGAAATGAACCCCCGCACGAGTGGTACCCCTCTTGAGGAGAAAGAAGATGACGAAAAGGAGCACctgaaaagggaagcggaggaggacgTGTCCTCGCTGCATCCGAGCGAGATGATGGGCTTGTACTTCCCcgaagcggcggaggaggagtccagggggggaagcccagTTGGAGCTGCCAACGCCGTTGTTGATGGAGGCGTCGAGGAGGATGAGCCGGTGGACCGTGCCGCAGGTGAAGCCACCCCAGGTGATGAGGCCTCTCCAGGTGACGAAGCCTCCCCTAAAGGCTACACCTCCCCGGAAGACTGCACCTCCCCGAAAGGCTACACCTCCCCGGAAGACTGCACCTCCCCGAAAGGCTACACCTCCCCGAAAGGCTACACCTCCCCAGAGGGCTacccccccccagagggCTGTGCCACCGAAGAGAGCGCAGGCGACCCGCGGGCTAGGGGGCCATCTCCCCTGCCCGTGATGGAAGACGCAGGCATGGACAAACATGTAAGCGAAGAAAGGCACAGCCCGTGCACCCCGCCGAATGACACGTCGGAAAATAGTTAtgaacatgtgcaggtgAATATCCCCAACTTTGACCTGACGGAGGGGGATAGCAACCCGCGCGAGGAGGTCAACGAGGGGAGGTCAGACAGGTGGGACAAATCGGAAAAGTGGGACAAGCCGGAAAAGTGGGACAAGTCGGACGATGGGAAGATGCAGCTGAAGGTGCAGAACCTCCTGAAGCTCATAGGGCTGCTCAAGGCGCAGATAAACCAGAAGGACCACGAGATATACCAAATGG aactGGACTTCAAGCTGAAGAGTCAGCAGTGCGAGAGGGGCAGCGCGCGCCTGCACGAGCTGTTCGTGGAAAACGAGAGCTGCTCGGACAACACGGAGGGGGCCGCGTCCCTCGTCGCCGCAGCAGCAGCCACAGCAGCCACCACCGCCGCTGTAGCCGCCGCCGGCCCCGGTGCTGAGGCGCCAAGCGGGGGAGACTTCCTAATGAGAAAGATGAAGAACATTCTAATTTCGCAAAACGAAGAAATCGTGACTCTAAACGAGgagctgaagaaaaaaacgaaggagcTGTTTTACCTGAACGAGGAAAACATGACGAAGAATGAAAAGCTAGCTgagctgaagaaggaaatagaaaaaaattaccttcaCCTGAAggcatgcaaaaatgtgaagaacgAAATGGAGGTAGACGCCAATAACAAAGTGCACCGCGTGGAGAACTGCCTCAACGTAACGAACCAGAAGCTGCtcaaaaatgacatttacataaaagaaaaaaaacttaatatagaaaaacaaaagagagTAATCAAAGAATTATATACCCAGCTGAacaagaaggaggagcaaatCACAGAATTGCGAAGCATCATTGAAAGCATCGAGTTGAATAACAACAGAGACATCATCAAATACAAGCAGAGCAACACAGACCTCATCAACCGACTCAGTCTAAATAACTCCCTCATGAATagccaaaaaattgaaatcgaaaatatgcatatgaatTATAAACAGCTGGAGGAGGAACTGAAACATAAGGACAATGAGCTGAAGAAGCTGCACGAGAATCTGCTAGCCAAAGATGAAGAgaataacaaaatggtgcACGATATTAATAGACTCAAATTTGATATGGAGATAAAGAACATCGATGTGGTTAATGTGAagcagaaaataaaacatgtaaAGAAGGAGTGTGCCATCCATTTGAAGAAACAGAAGGAGCGCTTCACCAGCGTCATTAACGAAATTTACCGGGAGAAGGACGAGGCCATTCAGGGCCACGTCGAGGAGTTCGCCAAGCTCTCCGCGCACTACAACGAGGCGCTCGCGGCCAACGAGACGATCAAAAATGAG ctGAACCTCCTCAAGGACGAAGTGCTGAAGAAGTCCTGCGAAGTGGAGAAGCTCCAGGACAGGCTACTCGACTACGAGTCCAAGCTGCTCATCTACGAAAATAAcaacgaaattaaaattttgaagaaaaatgaagaccaCTTGAGGAAGCTCCTCAGCAAACACATCCACAGAAATGAGAAGCTACTCAACACCACTCTCCTGTTGCAAAAATCTACGCTAGAAAATAACACCCTGGAAAAGAGGATAATCGAACTGAAGGCGAAGACGTATAGGAAGGACCAGGAGATAAAGAAGCTGCAGGAAAGtaactggaaaaaaaaaaactccaatCGGAATAGCAGCATTTCGCACACGGAGGACGCTATCGAGTTGAGCGACGATTTGAAGGACCACCACCCCGCTGGGGGGCGGCGGAGAACGAGAGGGGCAATGGCAGGGGCAGGCGCAACTGGCAGCCTCGTGCACTACAGCGATGAGGACTGCCTCGATGTGGAGAATCACATGCTAGAGTATAACAAGAGGGCGGAAAAGAACAACGCCCTTGATGCGATGCTGCTAGCGGGGGAGAGCAACCTGTTGATGGGCGTCAAAGACGACGCCGACTCGGCGGTGTCACTCCCCCTGGGCACGCCGCTCAAGCTCACCGCGACAAGCCCTGGAGCGGACGACCCAGTGTACGTGGCCCTCTGCGAGTTCAGCCACAGCGTCAAAGAAACCAATATCCCATttaggataaaaaaaataagcggtAATGTGTACCTCCTTAACGATAAAGATGTGGTCatcaaatttataaatgGAGATCTGTACGTGGAGGAGGGGTCCCACTTGGTCAAGCTGAATGACTTCCTACTGGCTAGTGGGCccagctaa